The Variovorax sp. PMC12 genome segment ATGCCGTTGGCAAGGCCTGCGACCGCAACGACCATGCGCGCACCTTCCGCAAGGACGCGGCCGGCGCCATCCTGTACTCGGCCGAGAAGGCGACGTGGATGGCCGGCGAGGCGATCCAGGCGCTGGGCGGCGTGGGCTACACGAAGGAGTTCCCGGTGGAGCGGCTGTGGCGCGATGCGAAGCTCTACGAGATCGGCGCGGGCACGAGCGAGATCCGGCGCATGCTGATCGGCCGCGAGCTTTTCGCTGAAACGGCATAAGCTGTTTTTCTCCCTCCCCTTCCGGGGGAGGGCAGGGGTGGGGGCAAGCGGCGTTCGATGAGGCCTGAGGCTGAACAAGCGCCGCTTGCCCCCATCCCAGCCTTCCCCCAGAGGGGGAAGGAGCAAGACAAGGAGACAAGGAAGGAAATGAACATGACTGCAGCACTGACCGAGAGCTACGGCAAGGGCGCCACCGACGTCCCCCTCATCGAACAACCCATCGGCGACTTCTTCGACGACATGGTCGACAGGCAGCCCGACCGCGAAGCGCTCATCAGCCGCCACGAAGGCCAGCGCTTCACCTACCGCGAACTGCAGGCCGAATCCAACAGGCTCGCCAGCGCGCTGCTCGGCCTGGGGCTGAAGACCGGCGACCGCGTCGGCATCTGGTCGCACAACAACGTGCCGTGGGTGCTGATGCAGATCGCCACCGCCAAGGTCGGTCTGATCCTCGTCAACATCAACCCCGCCTACCGCACTTCGGAGCTCGAGTACGCGCTCAACAAGGTCGGCTGCAAGGCGCTGGTGACGATGGCGCAGTTCAAGACAAGCGACTACCTGGGCATGCTGCGCGAGCTGGGCCCCGCGCGACTGCCGCTGCTGCAGCACATCTTCTGGATCGACAGGCCCGGCCAGGGCGATGAACAGCCCGGCATGCGGCGCTTCAGCGAACTGCTGGCCAGCGGCGATGCGGCCGATCCGCGCATCGCGCAGATCCAGAAGACGCTGAAGGCCACCGACCCGATCAACATCCAGTTCACCAGCGGCACCACCGGCTTTCCCAAGGGCGCGACGCTCACGCACCGCAACATCCTGAACAACGGCTTCTTCATCGGCGAATGCATGAAGCTGTCGCCCGTCGACAAGCTGTGCATTCCGGTGCCGCTGTACCACTGCTTCGGCATGGTGCTGGGCAACCTGGCCTGCCTCACGCACGGCTCGGCCATCGTGTACCCGAACGACGGGTTCGATCCGCTCACCGTGCTTGAGACGGTGCAGGCCGAGAAGTGCACCGGCCTGCATGGCGTGCCCACCATGTTCATCGCCGAGCTCGACCATCCGCGCTTCAAGGAGTTCGACCTCTCCACGCTGCGCACCGGCATCATGGCCGGCTCGCCGTGCCCGATCGAGGTGATGAAGCGCGTGGTCAGCCAGATGCACCTGAGCGAGATCACCATCGCCTACGGCATGACCGAGACCAGCCCCGTGAGCTGCCAGAGCAGCACCGACACGCCGCTGGACCGCCGCGTGTCCACCGTGGGCACGGTGCAGCCGCACCTCGAGGTGAAGATCGTCGACCCCGAGACCGGCGCGATCATGCCGCCC includes the following:
- a CDS encoding AMP-binding protein, with the translated sequence MNMTAALTESYGKGATDVPLIEQPIGDFFDDMVDRQPDREALISRHEGQRFTYRELQAESNRLASALLGLGLKTGDRVGIWSHNNVPWVLMQIATAKVGLILVNINPAYRTSELEYALNKVGCKALVTMAQFKTSDYLGMLRELGPARLPLLQHIFWIDRPGQGDEQPGMRRFSELLASGDAADPRIAQIQKTLKATDPINIQFTSGTTGFPKGATLTHRNILNNGFFIGECMKLSPVDKLCIPVPLYHCFGMVLGNLACLTHGSAIVYPNDGFDPLTVLETVQAEKCTGLHGVPTMFIAELDHPRFKEFDLSTLRTGIMAGSPCPIEVMKRVVSQMHLSEITIAYGMTETSPVSCQSSTDTPLDRRVSTVGTVQPHLEVKIVDPETGAIMPPGQSGELCTRGYSVMHGYWDDEPRTREAIDPEHWMHTGDLATMDAEGYVNIVGRIKDLVIRGGENIYPREIEEFLYRHPKVQDVQVVGLPDRKYGEELCAWIIVKPGQSATDEEIRDFCKGQIAHYKVPRYIHFVTEFPMTVTGKIQKFKIREAMTEQLGLSQEKTA